ACGGAAGCCGTCGTAGGCGTGTGGCAGGGCGACGACAAGGCCTACGTTCGCGGCTACGGTGAGGGCGTCACCGCTGCGACGACATTCCGCGGCGCACAGGCCTCACAGCCAGTCATGTGCGCGCTGTTGCTCGACCTTGTTGGCAAAGACCAGCTCGCCCTCGGACGCCAGGTATCGAAGGACCTGCCCCGCCAGGCAGGCATCGCCGACATTACCTATGCGCAGCTCTGCGATCAGACATCGGCGCTCGCCGACTTCAAGGGTGGCTTCACGGAGCGATTCACGAACAACCCCACCCGCTCGTGGCCCGAGCAGGAGCTCATCGCAAACGGCCTCGCCCGCTCGCCGCTCGCTTGGCCCGGCAAGAATGTCTACATGTCAGACACAAACGCAGTGCTGCTCGATCGCGCGATCCGCCTGAACGAGAACCGCGACACCTACGATCTGCTGCAGGAGCACGTGTTCGGCCCCTCCGGCATGACGTCGACGTCGTACCCTGACAACTTCGCCGAGACCGAGATTCCGGCGGGCAGCATGACGCCGCTCACCTACCCGAGCGCCGACAACAAGCCTGTGTGCGATGCTGGCGCTACAGAGATCACCGCACTCTCACCGACGATGATCCGGGGCGCGGGCGCGACGCTCACGACAGTCACTGACCTCAAGGATTTCTACAAGAAGTACCTCTCGGGCGGCTTCGGCGATGAGAAGGCGTCGAAGCACGTGACCGAGTTCCAGCCTGCCAAGAACCCAGATCGCGACGAAGAGGGCAATCCGAAAGAGGAGCCCGACACCGCCGGAACTCAGATCGGATTCGGCATCGAAAAGGTCGGCCCCCTGCAGGGCCGTGCGGGCGCGATGACCGGATCACTCACCGCGGCGTACGCTGACCCAGCGACTGGGCTGTCTGTCGTTGTTGCGCTGAACAACTCATCCGCTGGCGCCGCGTTCTCGCAGGCTCTCGCCTTCCAGCTCGCCGCGATCTCGGGGGCCGAGCTCCCGTGGTCGGCCGAGGACCAGGGCGGCAGGCTCTCTGAGCTCGCCGTCTGCCAGCCAGAGGGATAGTTTCGACCCGGAGTGTCGTCTCGGTGGCGAAGCGGCACTCCGGATTCTGCTACGCTCATATCGGTCGGGCTTTTGCCCCGGCTTGCCCCACCCGGGGCCGTCGTCTAATGGTAAGACATCAGCTTCCCAAGCTGAGAACGCGGGTTCGATTCCCGTCGGCCCCTCCAGTGCTTCATTTCGTGCGTCGCCCGGCCACTGCGGCAGCTCGCTGGCATCTTTCGCGCCGGTGATCGCAGGTGTTCGACGCATTGCTATGCGATCGGTCGACCGTATGCCGAATTCGGCTCGCTGAGGCATTCCGTCTACCGATTCCAGACACTGCGACCGGCGTCGCCGCTGTCCCGCTCTAGCTCGGCCCACCGCATTACAATTGGCGCCATGAGTTCGAGGCACGGCACCTTCACAACGTCCCTTGGAGATCTGCTGTTCGTCGCCGAGGGCGATGCACTGACAGGCGTCTACTTCCCTGAGCACCGATACCCGCCAGAGCCCGAAGCAATCGGCGAAGATCTCGGCACCGAACCGAACGATCCAGTGCTCACGGAGGCAGCACGCCAGCTCCGGCAGTACCTCGCCGGAGACCGCGTCGAGTTCAACATCGCTCTCGCGCCGCAAGGCGACAACTTCTCGCAGCAGGTGTGGGCGATGCTGCAGCAGATTCCCTACGGCACCACAACAACCTACGGCGAGCTCGCCGCCTCCCTCGGCAACCGAGCGCTTGCGCAGCGGGTCGGCCAGGCGGTCGGCCACAACCCTGTCAGTGTCGTGATTCCGTGCCACCGAGTGCTCGGTGCTGACGGCTCGCTCACCGGATTTGCCGGCGGGCTCGAACGCAAGCGGACCCTGCTGGCGCTCGAGGAGCCAGCGGCCGCAGACGCAGGGCGGCTGTTCTAGCCCAATCGCGGCACCTGGGCAGAGCGGGCAGTCACCCATGAGTACATCGCAACTGCCGCGGCGGCCGAAGCGTTGATCGAGCGCGTCGATCCATACTGCGTGATCTCGACGACGGCCTCAGCCGCAGCGATCGCCTCATCAGAGAGCCCGGGGCCCTCCTGGCCGAAGAGCATGACGCAGCGCTCCGGCCAATCGAACGTCTCCATCGGTACGCAGCCAGGCACATTGTCGATCGCGATAATCGGGATGCCCTCACCCCTGGCCCACTCCACAAGCGCTGCGATGTCCTCCCGGTGTTCGACGTGCTGGTAGCGGTCGGTCACCATCGCGCCGCGCTTGTTCCACCGCCGGCGACCGACGATCTGCACGCTGTCGGCGGCAAACGCGTTCGCGCTTCGCACGATCGAACCGATGTTCATGTCGTGCTGCCAATTCTCAATGGCCACGTGAAACGGGTGGCGTTGCTCGTCAAGGTCGGCGACGATCGCCTCCATCCGCCAGTAGCGGTAGCGGTCGACGACGTTGCGGGTGTCGCCGTTCTCGAGCAGCTCTGGGTCGTAATGGTCATCGGTCGGCCAGGCCTCCCGTCCACCCGGCCACGGGCCAACGCCCGCGGTAGTTCGTTCGGGGTGGGTCTCTGGGACAGGCAGTGGGGTCTCGCTCACGCGTCCATTCTCCCAGGCCAGCGAGGGGGCAGGCACCGCGCGATCAAGGCCCTCGCGCAGCTAGCGGGACCCGAACGCCTCACCCATACGCTGAATTGCCTCGCGCATGAGCGGGCGCGGCATCGCGAAGATGAAGCGCACGCTCCCCACGCCTGCGGCACCACACGCACTGCCGTCAGTGAGCCCAACCCCGGCGTGCTCCCTGAAAAAGTCAGCAGGGTTCTCGAGTCCTGTCTCACTGAAGTCGAGCCAGCCTACGTATGTCGCCTCGGGATGTGTCAGTTTCACTCCTGGGAGGTGCGCCGCGACAAGATCGACGAGCTCGTCACGGTTTCCTTGCAGATAGCTCAACACTTCGCTGAGCCACTGATCGCCGTGCTCGAACGCAGCTGCGCTGCCGACAAGCCCGAGGGTGGCAGTCCCCCGGCCCGCCCAGTACCCAATCTCATCCATTGTCGCCTGGTCCGCGGGATTCGAGACTATGAGCTGGGCGCACTTGAGGCCCGGGAGGTTCCACGCCTTCGAGGCCGCGGTCGCGGTGATCGTGTGCCCTGCAGCTACATCGCCGATCGTCGCATATGACACAAGCTCGTTGCCCTCGAAGACGAGCGGAGCCCAGATCTCATCCGAGAATACCCGGCCCCCGTTGCGATCAACGAGATCACAGATCTCCTGAAGCTCCACGCGCGTGAACACGCGCCCGATCGGGTTGAAGGGGTTACACAGCACTAGGATGCCGCCGCCGGCGTCGAACGCGTCTTGCAACGCCACGATGTCGAAGCGCCAAACGCCGCCCTCATTCCGCAGCGGAACCTCGATCACCTCGCGCCCGAGTGACTCGGGGACTGAGAGGAAGGGCATGTACGACGGTGTGGGGACGATGATTTTCGAGCCTGGCGCTGAGAACTTCGCAATTGCGATCTCGTACGCGGTAATGACGTCGGGCACTGGGAACACCTGCTCGGCTGTCGCTGACCAACCGTGTAGCCTGCGAAGGCGCGCGGCCGTCGCCTCCTGCAACTGCGCCCGATACTTCGGTGGTGTGTAGCCAAACGCCCCCTCGTCGACCGCCGCGTGCAGGGCCCGCTGAATAACTGGCGCGACACCAAAGTCCATCTCGGCGATAAACGCTCCCATGATGGCCGGATCGGCCCACTTCGTTCCGCCAATCTGCCGCAGGTCCGCCGCGGTCGTGGCGTCTACACGCGCAGCAAACGACTCAATACTCATCGCAGTGTGTCCCTTCACAGGCCCGACGGCCTGCTCCCCATTCTGGCGGATGCGGTGCAGAACCGACCTGACTGTCGTGCCGCGTTGAGCCAGGATCCTCACCCCCGGTTCGCTTGAGATCACATCAATTCGTACTTTTCTTCTTGACACCGGGCGAAACGCCCGCTTAACTTAGCGTCATGCATACTTTCGTTCGCACCCAGTCCGCCTCCGAGGTGAACTTTGGGATGACCGGCATGATGATGTCCGGTCGCGACGGTATGTGCTGCCGAATGTGCAAGTAGCCGACACACACGACTCCACCACTTCTGGCGCCCAGCATTCACGGGCCGCGCGATAGTTCTCATCGCCACGTCTGCCCCGCTCGGGAAGCCGCACCCCATTCGCAGCAATGCTCCACTTTGGAGCACACCAAAGGACTTCATCATCATGGCTCTCACCGCCACCCTTCCCACCCAGCAGACCGTCACCTCGCCCGCCGCTCAGCCGCGAGCGACTGAAAACGAGGTTCGCGGCTTCGCGCTGTACGTCGGCCTCTCCGAGGACAAGCTCAACTCTTCCGATCCGTCAATCGGCGCAGTAGTGAGCGAGATCAAGCGCCTCGTCGCTCAGCTCGCTCCGAACGCCGAGACGTACGCGGCCGTTGCGCTCGCCCCTGCAGGCACCGGCGGTCGCGACGTCGATGTCGTTCGCCTCGCGCTTGGCGACCCCGCCGCCGCTCATGCGCACCGCAAACCGCAGCCAAGCGCTGACCGCGCGGCAAGCGGCGTGGTGCTCGACCTGTCGCGCAAGCGCGTGCTGCTCGACAACGTCACTGCGAACCTGACATTCCGTGAGTTCGAACTGCTGCAGTTCTTGGTGCTCCGCGAGGGTCGCACTGTGGGCCGCGACGAGATCATCGACACACTGTGGGCAGACGCCGAGGGCGAGGAAATCCCGAGCGCCCGCACGATCGATGTGCACGTGCGCCGCCTGCGCGTCAAGCTCGCCCACTACCAAGACATCGTGCGCACGGTGCGCGGCACGGGTTACCGATTCGACCGCCACGCAGACGTCTCGATCCTGCCCGCTTCGTCGCCAAGCCCAGATTTCATCTAGGCCAGCCACGGCGTTCGCTGTAGTCTCGAAGTACCGCATTGTGGGTCGTCAGTTGACGGCGCGCAGAATCGTGCGCACGCAGCAACACGAAGGAGAAGGCTCCGATGACTACGCTTCCCCCTGAAGATAACGAGCAGGTGCCAGGCACCGTGGGCGATCCGTCCGCCACACCGCCTGTCGACCCGTCGGCTCCCGCTGCCGCGCCTGACGCCCAGCAGCCGACTCCGCCAGCGAGTTTTCCCGAGCCGCAGCAGCCCGCAGCACCGCAGCAGCCTGGAGCTCCGACGCCCCCTCCGGGCTACGGCGCCCCGCAGCAGCCCGGGTACGGCGCACCAGGGCAGCCGGCGTATGGCGCCCCACAGCCCGGATACGGCGCTCCACAGCAACCCGGGTACGGTGCCCCACAGCAGCCCGGATACGGGTACTACCAGCCGCAACAGGGACAGCAAGACCCGCTGCCGAACCTCACGGCGAGCTACTGGCTCTCGGTGTTCTTCCTGTTCATTCCGGCGCTCATCTTCTACCTCATCGAGAGCCCCCGCGCGACGCCACAGGTCCGCGCGCTGCACGCGGCGAACCTGAACTTCTCGCTGCTGCGCTCGGCCCTGTTCGTGCTTGGCTGGATTCTGACAATCGTTCCGATCCTCGGCCCGATGCTCCTCGGCCTCGCGCACCTCGCAGGCTTCATCTTCCACATCATGGCAGCGGCGAAGCTCAACGAGACCTACCGCAGCGGTGGAGGGGATCCGTTCCTCTTCAACATTCCGATGGTGAAGTAGCGACAGGCACACTCAACGCCGAAGGGCGGCAGCGCTCAGTCTCTGCCGCCCTTCGGCGTTTATGCGTCTGTGAGGCCTGGGCCCGCTGACCGTGCGCGCTTTGCAGCGCGGGACGCACGCCAGGCATTCCAGCGTTCCCAGAACCGTGCGAGCGCACGTCTGAGCCACCCCAGCATCCGTCGGGCCCAGTGATACTCGGAGCCGAGCACAGTCAGTCCAAGGAAGACGATCAGCCACCCTGGGCCCGGTAACGGCACAAGGATCAGCCCGATGATGACGATAAGCCCACCGAGCACCGTAATGACGACCCGGTAGAGCGCATCGAGCCACGGATACTTCCGGATCGCGGCGCGCCAGCGCGCCATAAACCGGGCGATGGGCTTCCCCAATCGCTGCGCCTTGTCGGCGTCGTCTTCCGGTCTCGTCACGGTTTCGAGCGTATGCGTTTCGGCTGAAAAGTTACCTGTGGCTCAGGGTTCGGCAAGGGTCGTCTCAGGGGTGCTTCAGGGGTGCAAGAGCGCCCCGCGTTCGAGCTACTTCGGCGCAACGAGCGCGAACGGGTAGCGCGCTGATCGCACTACGTTCAGAGACTCGTCCCCAGGCTCGGAATCGTCGGAGCCGACACCCCGCATGCGGTCGCCAGTCTCGCGATCCGGGTCGGTTGACACGACGACCCTGCCGTGCGCGTTCACGAGTGCGGCGCCAGCAATCCCACGGATGCTTGGGAGCAGCGACTCTTCGATTCCGGCGACGAGCACGTCGGCGCAGGCAACTCCCCAAAACTCGCCATCAACAACGACTGGGATCGCCGAAGTAAGGGTGATCTCGTTTGAGCACAGGTAGTCGACGAACGGGCCCGCGATATGCGGCTCACCCGTCTGTTTGGGCACCCGGAACCACTCGAGCCTTGCGAGATCGATAACGGCCTGGCCTGGTCCGAACGTCGACGAGGCCAGCAGGTGCCGATCGGCTCCCTGCCACCAGGCGAGCGGGTTGCCCTCGGCGACGACAGCCGCGCTGCCGCAGAAGCCAGCGCCGTAGAGCGGGCGCTCCTCCGCGTCGAGCACCCCGAATGCGCCGTCGCGTGTGAGCTCGGCGAGCGCCGGACCTGTCAGCGGGCGCTGAGCGGCCCGCAGGTCGCGCTCGAGCTCAGGCATCCAAGCCTGCAGCGGCGCGAACACGCCGTCGAAGAAGGCGTCGACCACGGCAATGCCGTCGGCCAGTTGATTCGCGTCACTGCTCATCTCGATTCTCCCGTTCGCGTCGTCTGCGTCGCGCCTCAAGTGTGCCACGAAGATCGGAATTTCGGGAACCCGCGTGCAGATCGGCGCGGAAGGCAATGAGCCAGCGTACCGAACCTCGAACACTTTCACGTACCGCCGAGCGCGCCGCCTGCACGTCGCCCGCCCGCGTCGCCTCGACCTGCGCCACAATCGCGGCGTGCGTGTGTTGTCGCGCC
Above is a window of Leucobacter aridicollis DNA encoding:
- a CDS encoding MalY/PatB family protein, encoding MSIESFAARVDATTAADLRQIGGTKWADPAIMGAFIAEMDFGVAPVIQRALHAAVDEGAFGYTPPKYRAQLQEATAARLRRLHGWSATAEQVFPVPDVITAYEIAIAKFSAPGSKIIVPTPSYMPFLSVPESLGREVIEVPLRNEGGVWRFDIVALQDAFDAGGGILVLCNPFNPIGRVFTRVELQEICDLVDRNGGRVFSDEIWAPLVFEGNELVSYATIGDVAAGHTITATAASKAWNLPGLKCAQLIVSNPADQATMDEIGYWAGRGTATLGLVGSAAAFEHGDQWLSEVLSYLQGNRDELVDLVAAHLPGVKLTHPEATYVGWLDFSETGLENPADFFREHAGVGLTDGSACGAAGVGSVRFIFAMPRPLMREAIQRMGEAFGSR
- a CDS encoding methylated-DNA--[protein]-cysteine S-methyltransferase; this translates as MSSRHGTFTTSLGDLLFVAEGDALTGVYFPEHRYPPEPEAIGEDLGTEPNDPVLTEAARQLRQYLAGDRVEFNIALAPQGDNFSQQVWAMLQQIPYGTTTTYGELAASLGNRALAQRVGQAVGHNPVSVVIPCHRVLGADGSLTGFAGGLERKRTLLALEEPAAADAGRLF
- a CDS encoding serine hydrolase domain-containing protein, which gives rise to MAALSMLAVVGLTLTACTGSEAGTGNSDQNTVSPELAAAVDDAVANALALSGSTEAVVGVWQGDDKAYVRGYGEGVTAATTFRGAQASQPVMCALLLDLVGKDQLALGRQVSKDLPRQAGIADITYAQLCDQTSALADFKGGFTERFTNNPTRSWPEQELIANGLARSPLAWPGKNVYMSDTNAVLLDRAIRLNENRDTYDLLQEHVFGPSGMTSTSYPDNFAETEIPAGSMTPLTYPSADNKPVCDAGATEITALSPTMIRGAGATLTTVTDLKDFYKKYLSGGFGDEKASKHVTEFQPAKNPDRDEEGNPKEEPDTAGTQIGFGIEKVGPLQGRAGAMTGSLTAAYADPATGLSVVVALNNSSAGAAFSQALAFQLAAISGAELPWSAEDQGGRLSELAVCQPEG
- a CDS encoding winged helix-turn-helix domain-containing protein, which produces MALTATLPTQQTVTSPAAQPRATENEVRGFALYVGLSEDKLNSSDPSIGAVVSEIKRLVAQLAPNAETYAAVALAPAGTGGRDVDVVRLALGDPAAAHAHRKPQPSADRAASGVVLDLSRKRVLLDNVTANLTFREFELLQFLVLREGRTVGRDEIIDTLWADAEGEEIPSARTIDVHVRRLRVKLAHYQDIVRTVRGTGYRFDRHADVSILPASSPSPDFI
- a CDS encoding TrmH family RNA methyltransferase, giving the protein MSETPLPVPETHPERTTAGVGPWPGGREAWPTDDHYDPELLENGDTRNVVDRYRYWRMEAIVADLDEQRHPFHVAIENWQHDMNIGSIVRSANAFAADSVQIVGRRRWNKRGAMVTDRYQHVEHREDIAALVEWARGEGIPIIAIDNVPGCVPMETFDWPERCVMLFGQEGPGLSDEAIAAAEAVVEITQYGSTRSINASAAAAVAMYSWVTARSAQVPRLG
- a CDS encoding cache domain-containing protein → MSSDANQLADGIAVVDAFFDGVFAPLQAWMPELERDLRAAQRPLTGPALAELTRDGAFGVLDAEERPLYGAGFCGSAAVVAEGNPLAWWQGADRHLLASSTFGPGQAVIDLARLEWFRVPKQTGEPHIAGPFVDYLCSNEITLTSAIPVVVDGEFWGVACADVLVAGIEESLLPSIRGIAGAALVNAHGRVVVSTDPDRETGDRMRGVGSDDSEPGDESLNVVRSARYPFALVAPK
- a CDS encoding DUF4870 domain-containing protein, which codes for MTTLPPEDNEQVPGTVGDPSATPPVDPSAPAAAPDAQQPTPPASFPEPQQPAAPQQPGAPTPPPGYGAPQQPGYGAPGQPAYGAPQPGYGAPQQPGYGAPQQPGYGYYQPQQGQQDPLPNLTASYWLSVFFLFIPALIFYLIESPRATPQVRALHAANLNFSLLRSALFVLGWILTIVPILGPMLLGLAHLAGFIFHIMAAAKLNETYRSGGGDPFLFNIPMVK
- a CDS encoding TIGR02611 family protein; protein product: MTRPEDDADKAQRLGKPIARFMARWRAAIRKYPWLDALYRVVITVLGGLIVIIGLILVPLPGPGWLIVFLGLTVLGSEYHWARRMLGWLRRALARFWERWNAWRASRAAKRARSAGPGLTDA